A genomic stretch from Methylorubrum extorquens includes:
- a CDS encoding Integrase family protein: MATIRKRGRSWQVQVRHVGFPTRSKSFSSKAAAVAWAQARERDYAPTDAPTNRSASDSLTVGELLQRYQTEVTALKRGYASENCRINNMLGHPVATVSVTNISSRHFAEYRNNRLKKVGADTVRRELTIFRHCFEIAKKEWEISLIKNPLHDIRFPNPGLPREERLPTDGESRLELEIAALRNRHIAAAIKLAIETGMRRGELLSLKWKDVDLVQGTARIHETKNGRPRTIPLTPAAIRELERIERKGERVIPVSANAIHLCWNRIRTRAGLGGLRFHDLRHEAISRFFELGLTVPEVALISGHRSLSMLHRYTHLRPENVARKLRAMTFST, translated from the coding sequence ATGGCGACTATCCGAAAGCGGGGCCGTTCCTGGCAGGTTCAGGTGCGACACGTCGGCTTTCCCACCCGCTCGAAATCGTTCTCTTCCAAGGCTGCCGCAGTCGCGTGGGCGCAGGCTCGGGAGCGGGATTATGCTCCGACTGATGCCCCTACCAACCGGTCCGCTAGCGATAGCTTGACGGTCGGAGAACTGTTGCAGCGGTATCAGACTGAGGTAACTGCGCTCAAACGGGGCTACGCTTCGGAGAACTGCCGCATCAACAACATGCTTGGGCATCCCGTAGCCACCGTCTCAGTCACGAACATCTCATCGCGGCACTTCGCAGAATATCGGAACAATCGACTCAAAAAAGTCGGCGCGGATACCGTGAGACGTGAACTGACAATCTTTCGCCACTGCTTCGAGATTGCGAAGAAAGAATGGGAAATATCCTTAATCAAAAATCCCCTGCATGACATCCGCTTTCCGAATCCAGGACTTCCACGCGAGGAACGGCTGCCGACGGATGGTGAAAGTAGACTAGAGCTAGAAATTGCAGCACTTCGCAACAGGCATATCGCTGCTGCCATAAAACTAGCTATAGAAACAGGAATGCGCCGAGGTGAGCTGCTGTCGCTAAAGTGGAAGGATGTCGATCTTGTTCAAGGAACAGCGCGTATACATGAAACGAAGAACGGAAGACCGAGAACGATTCCACTTACTCCGGCCGCCATCCGGGAACTTGAACGTATCGAAAGGAAAGGTGAACGTGTAATCCCGGTATCTGCAAATGCAATTCATCTTTGCTGGAACCGCATAAGAACACGAGCAGGACTGGGAGGATTGCGCTTCCATGATCTCCGGCACGAAGCGATAAGCCGCTTTTTTGAGTTAGGACTCACGGTTCCAGAGGTTGCATTGATATCAGGGCATCGCTCCCTTTCAATGTTGCACCGATATACGCATCTGCGACCAGAGAATGTAGCGCGTAAGTTGAGAGCGATGACATTTTCCACGTGA